GGGTCGGCGGCCGCGCGCCGGCTGGGCGACGTGCCGGCGGTCTACATCGCCGGCCGCTGGTACCGGGTGATCGGCGTGCTGGACAGCGTGCCGCTCGCCGCGGAACTGGACGACGCGGTACTGATCGGGTGGGACGCGGCGAAGACGTACCTGAGCTTCGACGGGCACGCCACCACCGTCTACACCCGCTCGGTGGAGGCCCGGGTGGAGGCGGTGCGGGCGGTGCTCGCGGCGACCGCCAACCCGAAGAACCCGGACCAGGTGCAGGTGTCCAACCCGTCCGACGCCCTGCTGCCGAAACGGGCCGCCGGCACCACGTTCAACGCCCTGCTGCTCGGCCTCGGCGCTGTCGCGTTGCTGGTCGGCGGCATCGGGGTGGCCAACACCATGGTCATCTCGGTGCTGGAACGACGGGCCGAGATCGGGCTGCGCCGCTCGCTGGGCGCCACCCGCGGGCAGATCCGCATCCAGTTCGTCGCCGAATCGCTGCTGCTGTCGCTGCTCGGCGGGCTCGGCGGGGTGCTCGGCGGGATCGCGGTGACCGCGCTCTACGCCACCACCCAGGACTGGCCGATCGCCGTCCCGCTCTGGGTCACCGCCGGCGGGGTCGCCGCCACCCTGGTGATCGGTGCGATCGCCGGTCTCTACCCGGCCGTCCGGGCGGCCCGGCTGTCACCGACCGAGGCGCTGGCCGCGGCCTGACCGGCGCTCAGCGTGCCCCACCGGCCGCCGGCTCGTCGAGCAGCAGCCGGTGGGCACGCTCGTACAGATCGGGCGCGTCAGGCGTCTGCACCAGCGCGGCGACGATGGCCACCGCCTCCTCGTGCCGGGCGGCCCGGCACCGGGACGCGGCCAGGCGGAAACCGAGCAGCACGCCGGCCACCAGAGCGACAGCGGCGACGGCGAAGAACAGGCTGGCGAGCATCCGCCGAGAATACTTCTCCGCCGACATTGATCCGTTCTGGGAGCGATCCCGTATCGATGGCCGAAGCAAGTCTTTGCCAGGGGGAGAGGCGCCGGCCAATGTATCGGTCCAAAATCAGCAGCAAACCGCGTCGCTGGAAGGTGGTCGCGGTCGTCGGGGTCGCGGTGACCATCGCCGGCATCGGACTCGGGGTGGCTTCGGCCGCCGAGTCCACGCCCACCGTCAACTGCCCGGACGTGAAGATCAACGTGGCGGTGCCGGCCCAGGCGCAGAACGAGGTCAACCGCAACCTCGACCTGCTGAAGACCCAGATCGCCGAGGCGAACAAGCGGATCGCCGACACCAAGGGCCAGGGCGGCGCCAACTTCATCCAGAACGCCATCCTCGGCCCGCTGAAGGACAAGCGGTTCGCCGCCATCAGCCGGATCGAGACGGCGATCGGGCGCAACGCGGCGAAGCCGAACCTGAACGCCGGCGGCCTGGCCGCCTGCACGCTCAACAAGGACGGCGGCGCGGCGCCGGCCAAGCCGGTGGCCACCGTGACCAACGCGGCGCCCGGCGCGAACCTGGGCATCCTGACGAACAGCTGCGACACCAGCAAGCTGACGCGGCA
This window of the Actinoplanes oblitus genome carries:
- a CDS encoding ABC transporter permease, with translation MAVLAESPRRSPRPARLGAGDLVRLGGAGLRSRPLRAVLSALGIAIGIAAMVAVVGISASSRANLDRALAQLGTNLLTVSPGNTMFGEDATLPDEALSMIKRIGPVTSATAVGKVTDTAIYRTDRIPSGETGGLALLAAQLDLLTTVGGRMAEGSWLNAATAEYPAVVLGSAAARRLGDVPAVYIAGRWYRVIGVLDSVPLAAELDDAVLIGWDAAKTYLSFDGHATTVYTRSVEARVEAVRAVLAATANPKNPDQVQVSNPSDALLPKRAAGTTFNALLLGLGAVALLVGGIGVANTMVISVLERRAEIGLRRSLGATRGQIRIQFVAESLLLSLLGGLGGVLGGIAVTALYATTQDWPIAVPLWVTAGGVAATLVIGAIAGLYPAVRAARLSPTEALAAA